One bacterium DNA segment encodes these proteins:
- a CDS encoding VanZ family protein: protein MAATDSQPGEPDPATPSRRRRIALAWTLVAVWAGVIWSLGGDDWSLQETSRTLSPLLEFFFGELEGPTKWRIYLAVRKSAHFVEYGVLALLTFRAALISAPRNRVATAAWTALFLVALVATADEARQAFSTARTGSPNDILIDVTGGAVAIGALLLISRRLRAPEDSPSVGTRA, encoded by the coding sequence TTGGCCGCGACCGACTCCCAGCCGGGCGAACCGGATCCCGCGACCCCGTCGCGACGACGACGCATTGCCCTCGCCTGGACCCTCGTCGCCGTCTGGGCCGGCGTGATCTGGTCCCTGGGCGGAGACGACTGGTCGCTCCAGGAGACGAGCCGAACGCTCTCGCCGCTGCTCGAGTTCTTCTTCGGCGAGCTCGAAGGCCCAACGAAATGGCGGATCTACCTGGCCGTCCGAAAGTCGGCCCACTTCGTCGAGTACGGCGTTCTCGCGCTGCTCACCTTCCGTGCCGCCCTGATCTCGGCGCCCCGCAACCGGGTCGCGACCGCCGCCTGGACCGCCCTCTTCCTGGTCGCCCTCGTCGCCACCGCGGACGAGGCCCGCCAGGCCTTCTCGACCGCGCGAACCGGGAGTCCGAACGACATCCTGATCGACGTGACCGGGGGCGCCGTCGCGATCGGCGCGCTGCTGCTGATCTCGCGCCGGCTGCGCGCGCCGGAAGACAGCCCCTCGGTCGGCACCCGCGCCTAG
- a CDS encoding D-alanine--D-alanine ligase, translating to MSILNVGLVFETFDTYPRESADPVDAHVEFEPESTIEALESAIAFLGHRPRRLGSPRALLEAAAKGGLAGVDVAFNLAEGFGGRNREAWAPVVLEMAGIPTIGSDALSLSLSLDKAWANRHVAAAGVPIAPQRTLASGREAKEAELPAGFPLFVKPRWEGTAKGIRASSRVEDREALVAEVDRVTTTYQQPALVEAFVPGAEYTVTLIGNDPPEALPVVQRALERETGIGLHALEGPASGGAALDHVTPGALEPTLEAELSRLAVLAFDALDCRDFARADFRLDRDGGPVFLEINPLPTFATDGTFAILAELEGVSLDEMLGRCVRAGLRRLDLE from the coding sequence ATGTCCATCCTGAACGTGGGTCTCGTCTTCGAGACCTTCGACACCTATCCCCGCGAATCCGCGGATCCCGTCGACGCCCACGTGGAATTCGAGCCCGAATCGACGATCGAAGCCCTCGAGTCGGCGATCGCGTTCCTCGGGCACCGTCCGCGTCGCCTCGGTTCGCCGAGGGCGCTCCTGGAGGCCGCGGCGAAGGGAGGGCTCGCGGGGGTCGACGTCGCGTTCAACCTGGCCGAGGGGTTCGGCGGGCGGAACCGCGAGGCGTGGGCACCGGTCGTGCTCGAGATGGCGGGGATCCCGACGATCGGATCCGATGCGCTCTCCCTGTCCCTCTCCCTCGACAAGGCCTGGGCCAATCGCCACGTCGCGGCGGCCGGAGTTCCGATCGCGCCCCAGCGGACCCTTGCGAGCGGACGCGAGGCAAAAGAAGCCGAGCTGCCGGCCGGGTTCCCACTCTTCGTGAAGCCGCGCTGGGAAGGGACGGCGAAGGGGATCCGCGCGAGCTCGCGGGTCGAAGACCGGGAGGCGCTGGTGGCCGAGGTGGACCGCGTGACCACGACCTACCAGCAGCCGGCGCTCGTCGAGGCGTTCGTGCCCGGGGCCGAGTACACGGTCACGCTGATCGGGAACGACCCGCCCGAGGCGCTGCCCGTCGTGCAGCGGGCGCTCGAGCGCGAAACCGGGATCGGATTGCATGCCCTCGAAGGCCCCGCGTCGGGCGGAGCGGCGCTCGATCACGTGACTCCGGGCGCCCTCGAACCGACGCTCGAGGCGGAGCTCTCGCGGCTCGCGGTCCTGGCCTTCGATGCGCTCGACTGTCGGGACTTCGCACGGGCGGATTTCCGGCTCGACCGCGACGGAGGGCCGGTCTTCCTCGAGATCAACCCGCTTCCGACCTTTGCGACGGACGGGACCTTCGCCATCCTCGCGGAGCTCGAGGGGGTCTCCCTCGACGAGATGCTCGGCCGCTGCGTCCGAGCGGGGCTGCGACGTCTCGATCTGGAGTAG
- a CDS encoding carbon starvation protein A, with amino-acid sequence MNAATLAALVFVVFALGYRFYSGFLANSLYQLREDEPVPSRELEDGVDYVPTKRHVLWGHHFASIAGAAPIVGPSIAVIWGWVPALVWVCLGTVFMGAAHDFSALVISARHRGRSIGDVAGAVVGARVRTLFLVIISLLTWVVLAVFAYIIATLFVSTPSSIFPINVQILVAMTLGWLVYKRGLPMFVPSLVCYALLLFAIFQGQAFVEAFPAITELTITHWVVLLLLYSFVASVMPVWLLLQPRDYINSHQLVTGLALLSAGLIVLRPGVVAPALNASPEGAPSLIPFLFVTIACGAISGFHGLVSSGTTSKQLSRMTDARPIGYGGMLAEGFLGLMAVLAATAGFESAADWWAHYESWGAANGMAAKLDAFVSGGARFVAALGIPFETARTFMAVMVIAFAATSLDTGARIQRLVLAELGEAYGVKPMSNRFVAGALGIGAALLLAITQGGGQGGLALWPLFGTTNQLVAGVTLLVVSVWLKRQGRPYAYTLVPMVAVAAVTAWAMIGNLLDYYANFETLWLLSLSGTLILALDVWILLEGFRVLRDAQPETDG; translated from the coding sequence TTGAACGCCGCAACGCTCGCCGCCCTCGTCTTCGTGGTCTTCGCGCTCGGCTACCGGTTCTACTCGGGCTTCCTCGCGAACTCCCTCTACCAGCTGCGCGAGGACGAGCCGGTCCCGAGCCGCGAGCTCGAAGACGGCGTCGACTACGTTCCGACCAAGCGGCACGTGCTGTGGGGCCACCACTTCGCCTCGATCGCCGGCGCCGCCCCGATCGTCGGCCCTTCGATCGCGGTCATCTGGGGCTGGGTCCCGGCGCTGGTCTGGGTGTGCCTCGGGACCGTCTTCATGGGCGCGGCCCACGACTTCTCCGCCCTCGTGATCAGCGCCCGCCACCGCGGTCGTTCGATCGGCGACGTCGCCGGCGCGGTGGTCGGAGCGCGGGTGCGCACGCTCTTTCTCGTCATCATCTCGCTGCTGACCTGGGTCGTGCTCGCCGTCTTCGCCTACATCATCGCGACGCTCTTCGTCTCGACCCCGAGCTCGATCTTCCCGATCAACGTCCAGATCCTCGTGGCGATGACCCTCGGCTGGCTCGTGTACAAGCGCGGGCTCCCGATGTTCGTGCCTTCGCTCGTTTGTTATGCGCTGCTGCTCTTCGCGATCTTCCAGGGCCAGGCCTTCGTCGAGGCCTTCCCGGCGATCACCGAGCTCACGATCACCCACTGGGTGGTCCTGCTGCTCCTCTATTCGTTCGTCGCCAGCGTGATGCCCGTCTGGCTCCTCCTGCAGCCGCGCGACTACATCAACTCGCACCAGCTCGTGACCGGCCTCGCCCTCCTCTCCGCGGGCCTGATCGTCCTACGGCCGGGCGTCGTCGCCCCCGCGCTCAATGCCTCGCCGGAAGGAGCGCCGTCGCTCATTCCCTTCCTCTTCGTGACGATCGCCTGCGGCGCCATCTCGGGCTTCCACGGCCTGGTCTCCTCGGGCACGACTTCGAAGCAGCTCTCGCGCATGACCGACGCGCGCCCGATCGGCTACGGCGGGATGCTCGCCGAGGGTTTTCTCGGGCTGATGGCCGTGCTCGCCGCGACGGCGGGCTTCGAGTCCGCGGCCGACTGGTGGGCCCACTACGAGAGCTGGGGCGCGGCCAACGGCATGGCCGCCAAGCTCGACGCCTTCGTGAGCGGCGGTGCGCGCTTCGTTGCGGCGCTCGGCATTCCCTTCGAGACGGCGCGAACCTTCATGGCCGTGATGGTGATCGCGTTCGCGGCGACCTCCCTCGACACGGGAGCACGCATCCAGCGCCTGGTCCTGGCCGAGCTCGGTGAAGCCTACGGCGTGAAGCCGATGTCGAACCGCTTCGTGGCCGGGGCGCTCGGGATCGGCGCCGCGCTGCTGCTCGCCATCACCCAGGGCGGTGGCCAGGGGGGCCTCGCGCTCTGGCCGCTCTTCGGAACGACGAATCAGCTCGTCGCGGGCGTGACGCTGCTGGTCGTGTCGGTCTGGCTGAAGCGCCAGGGCCGCCCCTACGCCTATACGCTGGTGCCGATGGTCGCGGTCGCCGCCGTCACCGCCTGGGCCATGATCGGCAATCTGCTCGACTACTACGCGAACTTCGAGACGCTCTGGCTGCTCTCGCTCTCGGGCACGCTGATCCTCGCGCTCGACGTCTGGATCCTGCTCGAGGGCTTCCGGGTCCTCCGCGACGCGCAGCCCGAAACCGACGGCTAG
- a CDS encoding KamA family radical SAM protein, translating to MSAATTQNEARPIAVWPPEPSVPPKGVDPSDWSDWGWQMRNRIRDAEGLRAYIDPTPEEEAAIVDLASRFRFVITPYFASLMDPKDPACPVRKQVVPRPAELGDAAGREDPLDEVAHSPVKNVVRVYRDRIAFCVNNECALYCRYCLRKRMVGDAEWTMQKKELELALDWIAATPEIRDVLLTGGDPLVFSDARLEWLLTRLRAIPHVELIRLGTRLPVTLPFRVTDDLCAMLERFHPLWVNTHFNHPKELTADAAAACDRLLRAGIPVGNQSVLLRGVNDDHDTMKALCETLVRMRVRPYYVYQAQLLEGTEHFRVPIEDGIEIFKQMRGRTSGFAIPQFVLDTPHGKVPLDHPFARGRDGDDFVVEAFDGTLWREPNPR from the coding sequence GTGAGTGCGGCGACGACACAGAACGAGGCACGCCCGATCGCGGTCTGGCCGCCCGAGCCGTCGGTTCCGCCGAAGGGCGTCGATCCGTCGGATTGGTCCGATTGGGGCTGGCAGATGCGCAATCGCATCCGTGACGCCGAGGGCCTCCGCGCCTACATCGACCCGACGCCGGAAGAGGAGGCCGCGATCGTCGATCTGGCGAGCCGCTTCCGATTCGTGATCACGCCGTACTTCGCGTCCCTGATGGACCCGAAGGATCCGGCCTGTCCCGTTCGCAAGCAGGTCGTCCCGCGGCCCGCCGAGCTCGGCGACGCCGCTGGTCGCGAAGATCCGCTCGACGAGGTCGCGCACTCGCCGGTCAAGAACGTCGTCCGGGTCTATCGCGACCGGATCGCCTTCTGCGTCAACAACGAGTGCGCGCTCTACTGCCGCTACTGCCTGCGCAAGCGGATGGTCGGCGACGCCGAGTGGACGATGCAGAAGAAGGAGCTCGAGCTCGCCCTCGACTGGATCGCGGCGACGCCGGAGATCCGGGACGTGCTGCTGACCGGCGGAGATCCCCTCGTCTTCTCCGACGCACGGCTCGAGTGGCTGCTCACCCGGCTGCGGGCCATCCCGCACGTGGAACTGATCCGCCTCGGAACGCGTCTGCCCGTCACGCTGCCTTTCCGCGTGACGGACGATCTCTGCGCGATGCTCGAACGCTTCCACCCGCTCTGGGTGAACACCCACTTCAATCACCCGAAGGAGCTGACCGCCGACGCGGCGGCGGCCTGCGATCGCCTGCTGCGCGCGGGGATCCCGGTCGGCAACCAGAGCGTCCTGCTCCGGGGGGTGAACGACGACCACGACACGATGAAGGCGCTCTGTGAGACGCTCGTGCGGATGCGCGTCCGCCCCTACTACGTCTATCAGGCGCAGCTCCTCGAAGGGACCGAGCACTTCCGGGTGCCGATCGAGGACGGGATCGAGATCTTCAAGCAGATGCGGGGTCGGACGAGTGGCTTCGCGATCCCCCAGTTCGTGCTCGATACCCCCCATGGCAAGGTTCCCCTCGATCATCCCTTCGCACGCGGAAGGGACGGGGACGACTTCGTGGTGGAGGCCTTCGATGGCACGCTCTGGCGCGAGCCGAATCCGCGTTAG